gacaagaaaaataagaccccactttatataattctgtcaagcatttgttatttttaaaagatgttttacataaGATCTGTAGAGTTAACATTATCTGACTAAAGATGTTTACACAACTTGTTCTCAtcaacttctcattaaaatcggatgtttacaaaataattttttgtcaggaaacaaaataaaacctaaactatctgattcagttctgtgttacgaataaaatgagaccccactttatataattctaacaaatatttgttgtccattaaacctgtctgattaacaacatgattttgtgtagattctgtATAAAGTTGTGTTTTGTCAGAGTAAggtgattatatctatcattaccCTGTCTGTAACTTCTAACTGACTGCCGTGAGTGACTAGGTAAGTCACCACCTCCAGGTGTCCTCCCCGAGCCGCCCACATTAATGGTGTCCTTCCATactgtaatatcaacatataacagacatcaaaacttgtgtcataaactggacaatgttgtgtaataaatataaacaaaatatatatcacatgaatcagtggtcaaaactgaataaaatgaccagtcacacttttatttctattctacataaacaacaaataaacaacatgttttattgtgagatgtcagaacttccatcagaactgtcaggttaaaaaaaatacttttttctagaaacataaacaatatttatatcaatggacTCAAGTGGACAAGACAtttaaaatgagaccccactttatataattctatcaaatatttgttgtccattaaacctgtctgattaacaatgattaagAAGAATGActaaagtgagaaaaaaaaaactttttttcaagaaacattaaaacgagtaatattttctgattcagtacgaagagacaagaaaaataagaccctactttatataattctgtcaagtatttgttaatattaaaaggcattttacattaaatctgtaaaattaacattatctgactaaagatgttaacacaacttgttctctttaacttctcattaaaatcagatcttaaaaaatcatttttcgtcaggaaacaaaataaaacctcaactatctgattcagttctgtgttacgaataaaatgagaccccactttatataattctaacaaatatttgttgtccattaaatctgtctgattaacaacataattttgtgtagattctgtataaagtgatgtttggtcagagtaaggtgattatatctatcattaccAAGGATGTAGCTTCTAACTGACTGCCGTGAGTGACTAGGTAAGTCACCACTTCCAGGTGTCCTCCCTCAGCCGCCAACATTAATGGTGTCCATCCATcctgtaatatcaacatataacagacatcaaaacttgtgtcataaactagacaatgttgtgtaataaatataaacaaaatatatatcacatgaatcagtggtcaaaactgaataaaatgaccagtcacacttgtatttatattctaaataaacaacaaataaacaacatgttttattgtgagatgCCAGAGCTTCCATCAAAActgtcaggttaaaaaaaaactttattcaagaaacataaacaatatttatatcaatggacTCAGCTGGACAAGACAAtaaaaatgagaccccactttatataattctaacaaatatttgttgtccattaaatctgtctgattaacaatgattaCGTAGAATgatgaaagttaaaaaaaaaaacttttttcaagaaacattaaaacgagttatattttctgattcagtacgaaaagacaagaaaaataagaccccactttatataattctgtcgagtatttgttatttttaaaagatgttttacattagatctgtagaattaacattatctgactaaagatgttaacacaacttgttctctttaacttttcattaaaatcagatgtttacaaaataattttttgtcaagaaacaaaataaaaccttaactatctgattcagttctgtgttacgaataaaatgagaccccactttatataattctaacaaatatttgttgtccattaaacctgtctgattaacaacatgattttgtgtagattctgtATAAAGTGATGTTTGGTCAGAGTAAGGTTATTATATCTATTATTACCCTGTCTGTAACTTCTAACTGACTGCCGTGAGTGACTAGGAAAGTCACCACTTCCAGGTGTCCTCCCTCAGCCGCCAACATTAATGGTGTCCTTTCATactgtaatatcaacatataacagacatcaaaacttgtgtcataaactggacaatgttgtgtaataaatataaacaaaatatatatcacatgaatcagtggtcaaaactgaataaaatgaccagtcacacttgtatttatattctacataaacaacaaataaacaacatgttttattgtaagATGTCAGGACTTCCATCAGAACTGtcaagttaaaaacaaaactttttttctagaaacacaaacaatatttatatcaatggattcagctggacaagacaattaaaatgagaccccactttatataattctatcaaatatttgttgtccattaaatctGTCTGTTTAACAATGATTACGTAGAATGAtcaacagtttttaaaaaaaaaaaaattcaagaaacattaaaatgagttatattttctgattcagtgcgaagagacaagaaaaatgagaccccactttatataattctgtcaagtatttgttatttttaaaagatgttttacattaaatctgtagaattaacattatctgactaaagatgttaacacaacttgttctcatcaacttctcattaaaatcagatgtttacaaaataatttttcatcaggaaacaaaataaaaccttaactatctgattcagttctgtgttacaaataaaatgagaccccactttatataattctaacaaatatgtgttgtccattaaacctgtctgattaacagtattttgtgtctattcaaaataatgatCAAAGCTTAGAAAATATTTAGTGGTATTTCCGTGTAAAATGTTGGGTGTCTACCAGCTGCTTCATATCAAATGAGTTGTtgtgtataagggtaatatagcaatggtgtatgttttaggtgagtataagggtaatatagcaatggtgtatgtttgtggtgagtataagggtaatatagcaatggtgtctGTTTGTgatgagtataagggtaatatagcaatggtgtatgtttgtggtgagtataagggtaatatagcaatggtgtctgtttgtggtgagtataagggtaatatagcaatggtgtctgtttgtggtgagtataagggtaatatagcaatggtgtatgtttgtagtgagtataagggtaatatagcaatggtgtatgtttgtggtgagtataagggtaatatagcaatgatgtatgtttgtggtcagtataagggtaatatagcaattgtgtatgtgtgtggtgtgtataagggtaatatagcaatgatgtatgtttgtggtgagtataagggtgatatagcaatggtgtatgtttgtggtgagtataaaggtaatatagcaatggtgtttgtttgtggtgagtataagggtaatatagcaatggtgtatgtttgtggtgagtataagggtaatatagcaatggtgtatgtttgtggtgagtgtaagggtaatatagcaatggtgtatgtttgtggtgagtataagggtaatatagcaatggtgtatgtttgtggtgagtataagggtaatatagcaatggtgtatgtgtgtggtgagtataagggtaatatagcaatggtgtatgtgtgtggtgagtataagggtaatatagcaatggtgtatgtttgtggtgagtataaggataatatagcaatggtgtatgtttgtggtgagtataagggtaatatagcaatggtgaatgtttgtggtgagtagcaatggtgtatgtttgtggtgagtataagggtaatatagcaatgatgtatgtttgtggtgagtataagggtaatatagcaatggtgtatgtttgtagtgagtataagggtaatatagcaatggtgtatgtttgtggtgagtataagggtaatatagcaatggtgtatgtttgtagtgagtataagggtaatatagcaatggtgtatgtttgtagtgagtataagggtaatatagcaatggtgtatgtttgtggtgagtataagggtaatatagcaatggtgtatgtttgtagtgagtataagggtaatatagcaatgatgtatgtttgtggtcagtataagggtaatatagcaattgtgtatgtgtgtggtgtgtataagggtaatatagcaatggtgtatgtttgtggtgagtataagggtaatatagcaatggtgtatgtttgtggttagtataagggtgatatagcaatggtgtatgtttgtgatgtgtataagggtaatatagcaatggtgtgtTTGTGGtgtgtataagggtaatatagcaatggtgtatgtttgtggtgtgtataagggtaatatagcaatggtgtatgtttgtggttagtataagggtaatatagcaatggtgtatgtttgtggtgagtataaaggtaatatagcaatggtgtatgtttgtggtgaggacaagggtaatatagcaattgtgtatgtgtgtggtgagtataagggtaatatagcaatggtgtatgtttgtggtgagtataagggtaatttAGCAATTGTGTATGtgtgtggtgagtataagggtaatatagcaatggtgtatgtttgtggtgagtataagggtaatatagcaattgtgtatgtgtgtggtgagtataagggtaatatagcaatggtgtatgtttgttgtGAGTATAAGGATAATATAGTAATGGTGTAtatttgtggtgagtataagggtaatatagcaatggtgtatgtttgttgtgagtataagggtgatatagcaatggtgtatgtttgtggtcagtataagggtaatatagcaatggtgtatgtttgtggtgagtataagggtaatatagcaatagtgtatgtttgtggttagtataagggtaatatagcaatggtgtatgtttgtggtgagtataagggtaatatagcaatagtgtatgtttgtggtgagtataagggtgatatagcaatggtgtatgtttgtggtgagtataagggtaatatagcaatggtgaatgtttgtggtgagtataagggtaatatagcaatggtgaatgtttgtggtgagtataagggtaatatagcaatggtgtatgtttgttgtgagtataagggtaatatagcaatggtgaatgtttgtggtgagtataagggtaatatagcaatggtgtatgtttgtggtgagtataagggtaatatagcaatgatgtatgtttgtggtgagtataagggtaatatagcaatggtgtatgtttgtagtgagtataagggtaatatagcaatggtgtatgtttgtggtgagtataagggtaatatagcaatggtgtatgtttgtagtgagtataagggtaatatagcaatggtgtatgtttgtagtgagtataagggtaatatagcaatggtgtatgtttgtggtgagtataagggtaatatagcaatggtgtatgtttgtagtgagtataagggtaatatagcaatgatgtatgtttgtggtcagtataagggtaatatagcaattgtgtatgtgtgtggtgtgtataagggtaatatagcaatggtgtatgtttgtggtgagtataagggtaatatagcaatggtgtatgtttgtggttagtataagggtgatatagc
The nucleotide sequence above comes from Mytilus trossulus isolate FHL-02 chromosome 5, PNRI_Mtr1.1.1.hap1, whole genome shotgun sequence. Encoded proteins:
- the LOC134718296 gene encoding protein fem-1 homolog C-like; its protein translation is MIHLYVLEENVKALFCLQKLLIAAREGNIKEVELCLKNRANLECSDRIYERTPLMLAAEGGHLEVVTFLVTHGSQLEVTDRDGWTPLMLAAEGGHLEVVTYLVTHGSQLEATSLYGRTPLMWAARGGHLEVVTYLVTHGSQLEVTDRYGRTALHYAAEYRQIDVTKCLIDQGCSPWVKTLEVTFSFILIR